A window of Photobacterium sp. GJ3 contains these coding sequences:
- a CDS encoding extracellular solute-binding protein, whose amino-acid sequence MKKWSAFLASAACAATLVSGSANAANEELVFMNWGPYISTELREQFTKETGIKVIYSTYESNETMYAKLKAHPEGYDLVVPSTYFVAKMRDEGMLQKIDKSKLKNFKNLDETYLNKPFDPNNEYSIPHVLGITGLAVNTEMYDPADFDSWEDLWDPKYRGQLMLMDDTREVHHIALKILGYSGNTTDPKQINEAYEKLKELMPNVLVFNSDNPAAPYMAGEVGLGMLWNGSAAQAQREGLPIELIWPKEGGIYWVDNLAITNNAKNVDAAHKMIDFLLRPDVAAKISEETGYLTGVAASNAKYKDNPTLFPPKEELARGEFQNAVGEANVQYEENFLKLKAGQ is encoded by the coding sequence ATGAAAAAATGGTCCGCGTTTCTGGCCAGCGCCGCATGCGCTGCTACTTTGGTATCTGGTAGTGCGAATGCAGCTAATGAAGAATTAGTCTTTATGAACTGGGGTCCGTACATTTCTACGGAATTACGTGAACAGTTCACTAAAGAAACGGGCATTAAAGTCATCTATTCGACTTATGAGTCGAACGAAACCATGTATGCCAAACTGAAAGCACATCCGGAAGGTTACGATCTGGTTGTTCCTTCAACCTACTTCGTTGCCAAAATGCGCGACGAAGGCATGCTGCAGAAGATCGACAAGTCGAAGCTGAAAAACTTCAAAAATCTTGATGAGACCTATCTGAACAAGCCGTTTGACCCGAACAATGAATACTCCATTCCTCATGTACTGGGGATTACGGGCCTGGCGGTGAACACCGAAATGTATGACCCTGCTGACTTCGACAGCTGGGAAGACCTGTGGGATCCGAAATATCGCGGTCAGCTGATGCTGATGGATGATACCCGTGAAGTTCACCACATCGCACTGAAAATCCTGGGTTACTCAGGTAACACCACAGATCCAAAACAAATTAATGAAGCCTATGAAAAACTGAAAGAGCTGATGCCTAACGTTCTGGTCTTCAACTCAGATAACCCTGCGGCACCATACATGGCGGGTGAAGTTGGTCTGGGCATGCTGTGGAACGGTTCTGCCGCACAAGCACAGCGTGAAGGCTTGCCCATTGAGCTGATCTGGCCAAAAGAAGGTGGCATTTACTGGGTTGATAATCTGGCCATCACCAATAACGCGAAGAATGTTGACGCAGCTCACAAGATGATCGACTTCCTGCTGCGTCCGGATGTTGCAGCGAAGATTTCTGAAGAAACCGGTTATCTGACCGGTGTTGCTGCATCAAACGCGAAATACAAAGACAACCCGACCCTCTTCCCACCGAAGGAAGAACTGGCTCGCGGTGAGTTCCAGAATGCTGTTGGCGAAGCCAATGTACAATACGAAGAGAACTTCCTGAAGCTGAAAGCTGGTCAATAA
- a CDS encoding outer membrane beta-barrel protein, which yields MKKQALALLVSTLLASPAALAVTLEEGTQEFGLQGSLDLDYIDDYLFLLNTSYGYFLKENWELGGVLDVNMSDSTKTFQLGMFTEYNFTNDSNWVPYLGAAAQLANLSANDDEDVDFDIEDVTALNIKIAGGVKYFINQHVAISAEVNYNIATDDISVTKDGVEDSFTRFVFGTRFYF from the coding sequence ATGAAGAAACAAGCATTGGCATTACTGGTTTCAACACTGTTGGCTAGTCCGGCTGCTCTTGCAGTGACTCTGGAAGAAGGTACACAAGAGTTTGGTTTACAAGGGAGCTTGGATCTTGACTATATTGACGATTACCTGTTCCTGTTAAACACATCATACGGCTATTTCCTGAAAGAAAACTGGGAGCTTGGTGGTGTGCTTGATGTCAACATGAGTGACAGTACCAAAACCTTCCAGTTAGGTATGTTCACCGAATATAACTTTACCAACGACAGTAACTGGGTGCCCTACTTAGGCGCTGCAGCACAGTTAGCGAACCTTTCTGCAAATGATGATGAGGATGTCGACTTTGATATTGAAGACGTCACAGCGCTGAACATTAAGATTGCTGGGGGTGTGAAATACTTTATCAACCAGCATGTCGCTATCAGTGCTGAGGTCAACTATAACATCGCGACTGATGACATCAGTGTGACCAAAGATGGTGTAGAAGACAGCTTTACCCGTTTCGTATTCGGTACACGTTTCTACTTCTGA
- the potC gene encoding spermidine/putrescine ABC transporter permease PotC, producing MGRIFKFSLMSVVYAFLYIPIIILIVNSFNASKFGMKWGGFTTKWYEQLVNNDSLMQAAWHSLNIAVFSATAAAIIGSLTAVALFRYQFKGKGFVNGMLFVVMMSPDIVMAISLLALFILMGAKLGFLTLLLSHITFCLPFVVVTVYSRLKGFDVKMLEAARDLGASEWVILKQIILPLAKPAVFAGWLLSFTLSLDDVIVSSFVTGPTYEILPLKIYSMVKVGISPEVNALATVMLLISLTLVVLSQVITRDKIK from the coding sequence GTGGGACGTATTTTTAAATTCAGCCTGATGTCTGTGGTTTATGCATTTCTGTATATCCCAATCATTATTCTGATCGTCAACTCCTTCAACGCCAGTAAATTTGGTATGAAATGGGGAGGCTTTACGACCAAATGGTATGAGCAACTGGTCAACAACGACAGCCTGATGCAGGCCGCATGGCACTCGCTCAATATCGCCGTGTTTTCGGCAACGGCAGCGGCCATCATAGGCAGTCTCACCGCCGTGGCCCTGTTCCGTTACCAGTTTAAAGGCAAAGGCTTTGTAAACGGCATGTTGTTTGTGGTCATGATGTCTCCGGATATTGTCATGGCCATCTCCCTGCTTGCCCTCTTCATTTTGATGGGCGCTAAGCTGGGCTTTCTGACCTTGCTACTGTCTCACATCACCTTCTGTTTGCCTTTCGTCGTGGTCACCGTATACAGCCGCCTGAAAGGGTTTGACGTGAAGATGCTGGAAGCTGCCCGGGACTTAGGCGCCAGTGAATGGGTCATTCTGAAACAGATTATCCTGCCTCTGGCAAAACCTGCTGTATTTGCTGGCTGGCTGCTGAGTTTCACTCTGTCGCTGGATGACGTGATTGTCAGCTCATTTGTCACTGGCCCAACTTATGAAATCTTACCATTGAAGATTTATTCCATGGTCAAAGTGGGAATTTCACCTGAAGTGAATGCCCTGGCGACGGTAATGTTGTTGATTTCATTGACTTTGGTTGTGCTGTCACAAGTCATCACCCGCGACAAGATAAAATAA
- the potB gene encoding spermidine/putrescine ABC transporter permease PotB gives MTKKLNLQNIIISVIVGWLLLFVFIPNLMIIGTSFLTRDDANLIDLTFTLENYVRLFDPLYAQVMLHSFYMAGMATLLCLLVGYPFAYSIAKMPEKWRPFMLFLVIVPFWTNSLIRTYGLKLMLGTQGVFNSSLMALGIIDKPLRIMYTEYAVMVGLVYILLPFMVLPLYSAIEKLDNTYIEAARDLGANKFQTFVRVIAPLTMPGVIAGCLLVFLPAMGMFYISDLLGGAKNLLIGNVIKSQVLNARDWPFGAATSIALTLSMAVLLYAYYRAGKLLNRKVELE, from the coding sequence ATGACGAAGAAGCTTAATCTGCAAAATATCATCATTTCGGTCATTGTCGGGTGGCTACTGCTATTTGTATTTATCCCGAATCTGATGATTATCGGAACCAGTTTTCTGACCCGTGACGATGCAAATCTGATCGATTTGACGTTCACGCTCGAAAACTATGTCCGTCTGTTTGATCCCCTGTACGCACAGGTCATGCTGCATTCGTTTTATATGGCGGGTATGGCGACCCTGCTCTGCCTGCTGGTGGGTTATCCGTTTGCATACAGTATTGCCAAAATGCCGGAAAAATGGCGTCCGTTTATGCTGTTTCTGGTCATCGTTCCGTTCTGGACCAACTCATTGATCCGAACGTATGGCCTGAAACTCATGCTGGGGACGCAAGGCGTATTCAACAGCAGCCTGATGGCGCTGGGCATCATTGATAAGCCGCTGCGTATTATGTACACCGAATATGCCGTGATGGTTGGTCTGGTTTACATTCTGCTGCCATTTATGGTGCTGCCATTGTATTCAGCGATTGAAAAGCTGGACAACACCTACATTGAGGCCGCCCGTGATTTAGGGGCAAATAAGTTTCAGACTTTTGTTCGTGTCATCGCCCCATTAACAATGCCGGGCGTAATCGCAGGCTGTCTGCTGGTGTTCCTGCCAGCCATGGGCATGTTCTACATTTCAGACCTGCTGGGTGGCGCCAAAAATCTGCTGATTGGTAACGTGATTAAGAGCCAGGTGCTCAATGCGCGAGACTGGCCATTTGGTGCAGCAACGAGTATTGCGCTGACTCTCTCCATGGCCGTCTTACTCTATGCCTATTATCGCGCTGGTAAGCTACTGAATCGAAAAGTGGAGCTGGAATAA
- a CDS encoding glucosaminidase domain-containing protein codes for MKKIRRSVIASGALLLFGCAEPEKVAEETKQDTRPDFNVMEDVNAKKQAFFDFLRPAVVAENARISEERTFLLAIQAQTHAGQSINPSDLDEARQLGDSYNLELTEDQLTEQWLNKMLIRVDTLPEALVLSQAANESGWGTSRFAVEGNNFFGQWCYTPGCGMVPNARSEGARHEVAVFSDAKQSVHAYFMNVNRNRAYAELREIRAQQRASGNRLTGLKLAEGLRRYSERGQDYVSEIQGMIRHNKQYWQQG; via the coding sequence ATAAAAAAAATAAGACGAAGTGTGATTGCCAGCGGGGCACTGCTGCTTTTTGGCTGTGCCGAGCCGGAAAAGGTTGCTGAGGAAACAAAACAGGATACCCGACCGGATTTCAACGTCATGGAAGACGTTAACGCCAAGAAACAAGCTTTTTTTGATTTCCTTCGTCCTGCTGTTGTGGCGGAAAATGCCAGAATCAGTGAAGAACGAACCTTCTTACTGGCAATTCAGGCTCAGACACATGCTGGCCAGTCGATCAATCCGAGTGACTTGGATGAAGCCCGCCAATTGGGGGATTCATATAATCTTGAACTGACAGAAGACCAACTCACAGAACAGTGGCTGAATAAAATGCTGATTCGTGTCGATACTTTGCCTGAAGCACTGGTATTGAGTCAGGCAGCCAATGAATCAGGTTGGGGCACTTCCCGTTTTGCCGTCGAAGGAAATAATTTCTTTGGCCAGTGGTGTTACACACCAGGCTGCGGCATGGTACCCAATGCAAGAAGCGAAGGTGCCAGACATGAAGTTGCTGTCTTTTCCGATGCCAAACAATCCGTGCATGCATATTTTATGAATGTGAACCGTAACCGGGCTTATGCCGAGTTAAGAGAGATCCGTGCCCAGCAACGGGCCTCCGGCAATCGCTTGACCGGCCTCAAACTGGCAGAAGGGCTGCGCCGTTATTCTGAGCGTGGGCAGGATTATGTGAGTGAAATTCAAGGCATGATCCGACATAACAAACAGTATTGGCAACAGGGTTGA
- a CDS encoding MmcQ/YjbR family DNA-binding protein: MSPQNQRLQQIEEHLQAMMGVQVEFPFGPEPKVFKVAGKMFAWTAVKDGIPVMTVKASPGDVAFLIDEFQDITPGYHMNKRHWVTVRLNGQVEQGMLEDLATTSYTLVVRKLTKAKQKSLGFTE; encoded by the coding sequence GTGTCCCCGCAGAATCAACGATTGCAGCAGATTGAAGAACACCTTCAGGCAATGATGGGTGTACAGGTGGAATTCCCGTTCGGACCTGAGCCGAAAGTGTTTAAAGTGGCTGGAAAGATGTTTGCCTGGACGGCTGTGAAAGATGGAATACCGGTAATGACGGTGAAAGCATCACCGGGCGATGTCGCTTTCTTAATTGATGAGTTCCAGGACATTACACCTGGGTATCATATGAACAAGCGTCATTGGGTCACGGTTCGTCTAAACGGGCAGGTTGAGCAAGGCATGTTGGAAGATTTAGCCACCACATCTTATACCTTGGTGGTTCGAAAGCTGACGAAGGCCAAACAAAAGTCGCTGGGTTTCACGGAATAA
- a CDS encoding DUF2987 domain-containing protein, giving the protein MMKQTFLSVVLATMALGASSQALAQNIEMRYSNLFSKLKHNIEESHPDVKIALYLIDQKTGQTCAVHQGWMQKEEHYEELVIPSDNALVIPLDNNLRQANPDVTFVIDDGITCDVSMQVIASKPFGASVSKAELAALLPQMDTLLNDLGGMFSSWFMPEVAGVVMHFPQEQQGSIQVSAQQSIEIQQGKAVIVLSDVPENAVLSLPASPEKVTPWLAKSSQ; this is encoded by the coding sequence ATGATGAAACAGACTTTTTTATCGGTTGTCCTCGCAACTATGGCCTTGGGTGCATCGTCGCAGGCATTGGCTCAGAATATTGAAATGCGTTACAGCAACCTGTTCAGTAAACTCAAACATAATATCGAAGAATCACACCCGGATGTGAAAATCGCGCTGTATCTGATTGATCAGAAAACCGGCCAGACTTGCGCTGTTCATCAGGGCTGGATGCAAAAAGAAGAGCACTATGAAGAGTTGGTGATCCCGTCAGACAACGCATTAGTGATTCCATTGGACAACAACCTGCGGCAGGCAAACCCGGATGTCACCTTTGTGATTGACGATGGCATTACCTGTGATGTTTCTATGCAAGTGATTGCCAGCAAACCATTCGGGGCTTCGGTCAGCAAAGCTGAGCTTGCCGCATTACTGCCGCAAATGGACACACTGTTGAATGACTTGGGTGGCATGTTCTCATCCTGGTTTATGCCGGAAGTGGCGGGCGTCGTGATGCATTTCCCGCAAGAACAACAGGGCAGCATTCAAGTTTCAGCGCAACAAAGCATTGAGATTCAGCAAGGTAAAGCAGTCATCGTTCTCAGTGATGTGCCTGAAAATGCAGTGCTTTCCTTGCCTGCATCTCCAGAAAAAGTCACCCCGTGGCTGGCAAAATCTTCACAATAA
- the potA gene encoding spermidine/putrescine ABC transporter ATP-binding protein PotA yields the protein MNTNITSKEPVIQLKGLSKSFDGKQIIQGLDLNVNDGEFLTILGPSGCGKTTVLRLIAGFEDADQGQIIIAGQDVTQVHAEQRHVNTVFQSYALFPHMTVFDNVAFGLRMQKVPESDIKPRVMEALQMVQLDQFAPRKPHQLSGGQQQRVAIARAVVNKPKVLLLDESLSALDYKLRKQMQLELKQLQRRLGITFIFVTHDQEEALSMSDRIIVMRDGKIEQDGTPREIYEEPSNLFVARFIGEINVFDAEVIERLDEKRIKAIVEGREAVVHCDLDVMQGEALKVLLRPEDIRLEEINENEESWGLMGHVRERTYKGMTLDSVVEIETGKSVMVSEFFNEDDPDVDHSLNQKVAITWVESWEVVLADDEEA from the coding sequence TTGAACACAAACATCACATCCAAAGAACCGGTTATTCAGCTCAAAGGGCTGAGCAAGAGCTTTGACGGTAAACAAATCATTCAAGGGTTAGATCTGAACGTCAATGACGGTGAGTTCTTAACCATTTTGGGTCCGTCAGGCTGTGGTAAAACCACGGTTCTTCGTCTGATTGCTGGTTTTGAAGATGCTGACCAGGGACAGATTATTATTGCTGGCCAAGATGTCACTCAGGTTCATGCTGAACAACGCCATGTGAACACTGTGTTCCAGAGTTATGCCCTGTTTCCGCACATGACGGTATTTGACAATGTCGCTTTTGGTCTGCGTATGCAAAAAGTGCCGGAAAGCGACATCAAACCTCGCGTGATGGAAGCGCTGCAAATGGTTCAGTTGGACCAGTTTGCACCGCGTAAACCGCATCAGCTTTCTGGTGGCCAGCAACAACGTGTGGCAATCGCCCGTGCTGTGGTCAACAAACCGAAAGTCTTACTGCTGGATGAATCCTTGTCCGCGTTGGATTACAAACTTCGTAAACAAATGCAACTGGAACTGAAGCAACTTCAGCGACGCTTGGGGATCACGTTTATTTTCGTAACCCACGATCAGGAAGAAGCCCTGTCGATGTCCGACCGTATCATTGTCATGCGGGACGGAAAAATCGAGCAGGATGGTACACCACGTGAGATTTATGAAGAACCAAGCAACCTGTTCGTTGCGCGCTTTATCGGTGAGATCAACGTGTTTGATGCAGAGGTTATTGAGCGCTTGGATGAAAAGCGCATCAAGGCCATTGTGGAAGGTCGTGAAGCGGTGGTCCACTGCGATCTGGACGTGATGCAAGGCGAAGCTCTGAAAGTGCTGCTCCGTCCTGAAGATATTCGCCTGGAAGAAATCAACGAGAATGAAGAAAGCTGGGGGCTGATGGGTCACGTTCGTGAGCGGACCTATAAAGGCATGACGCTGGACTCGGTCGTTGAAATTGAAACGGGTAAATCTGTCATGGTGAGTGAATTCTTTAACGAAGATGATCCGGACGTTGACCATTCGCTGAATCAGAAAGTTGCGATTACCTGGGTTGAAAGTTGGGAAGTGGTGCTGGCTGATGACGAAGAAGCTTAA
- a CDS encoding transglycosylase SLT domain-containing protein, which translates to MKYAIPLFLFSFQILTGCSSLSVSETKESNAKTALTLTPNTIRQCTIGHHELAGRYLATGLPGNYQRPTLPELSLMKEASLWDRISRDSFMAIPDEPRIRYYRHWYHSRPLHISTVSERAKPFLFYIYEHVQSRGLPAELALLPFIESAFDPDAYSHQGAAGLWQMTKATGKAFGLSIVPGYDGRLDIVASTQAALDLLEYLYARFDGNWLHAIAAYNTGESRVRKAIKRNKSQGKPTDFWSLDLPKETEHYVPKLLALSQLLKNYQPWQSTLAFIPDHPVLTQVIINQQIPLKQVAHDAGLSSAFFYRLNPAYRTGLTLKNTDNILLLPQKQLAHFYQDNKSHYTKHQYRIHFIQPGDTLMKIAQKNDTSINTIQQVNQLANSKIQVGQRLFVPISVPVPVPVTVQP; encoded by the coding sequence ATGAAGTATGCCATACCGTTGTTTCTTTTCTCATTTCAGATATTGACCGGTTGCTCTTCTCTGTCTGTTTCAGAAACAAAAGAATCCAATGCTAAAACAGCCCTCACCCTGACACCAAACACGATTCGCCAGTGCACAATTGGCCATCATGAACTGGCTGGCCGTTATCTGGCAACAGGCTTGCCCGGCAATTATCAGCGCCCGACGTTGCCTGAGTTGTCATTAATGAAAGAAGCCAGTCTCTGGGATCGGATCTCAAGAGATTCTTTCATGGCCATCCCTGATGAGCCCCGGATACGCTACTATCGCCACTGGTATCACAGTCGCCCTTTACACATCAGCACCGTATCTGAACGAGCCAAACCCTTTCTCTTCTATATTTACGAACATGTGCAGTCCCGGGGGCTTCCGGCAGAGCTCGCTTTATTACCCTTTATCGAAAGCGCTTTTGATCCGGATGCTTATTCGCATCAAGGTGCGGCCGGATTATGGCAAATGACCAAAGCCACTGGAAAAGCCTTCGGGTTATCCATTGTGCCTGGCTATGATGGCAGACTGGACATTGTTGCATCAACACAGGCTGCGCTGGATTTACTTGAGTATCTTTATGCGAGGTTTGATGGAAACTGGCTTCATGCCATTGCCGCCTATAACACTGGCGAAAGCCGGGTACGGAAAGCCATCAAACGCAACAAATCTCAGGGCAAACCAACCGACTTCTGGTCTTTAGATCTTCCTAAAGAAACAGAACACTATGTGCCAAAGCTGCTTGCATTAAGCCAACTGCTGAAAAATTATCAACCCTGGCAATCAACCCTGGCATTCATCCCTGATCATCCCGTACTGACCCAAGTGATCATTAATCAGCAAATTCCACTCAAGCAAGTTGCGCATGATGCAGGTTTGTCCAGCGCGTTTTTTTATCGATTAAATCCAGCTTATCGTACTGGCCTGACCTTGAAAAACACCGACAATATTTTACTGTTGCCACAAAAACAATTGGCGCATTTTTATCAGGATAATAAATCGCACTATACGAAGCATCAATACCGGATTCATTTCATTCAGCCTGGTGATACTTTAATGAAAATCGCCCAAAAAAATGACACCTCTATCAATACAATTCAGCAGGTGAACCAACTCGCGAATAGTAAAATTCAAGTGGGGCAACGCTTGTTCGTTCCGATTTCGGTTCCGGTTCCGGTTCCGGTAACGGTTCAACCCTAA
- a CDS encoding MbcA/ParS/Xre antitoxin family protein — protein sequence MNSHSVAANTPLESAGNQVLPVVFNILDKWDCNQNQQMALLGLSSRSTLNKYRSHPESAKVSKDLLERMSYLLNIHKCLRILFTHEESVYRWVQKPNSHPFFAGRSAMEVMAQGRVADLYEVATRLNAWRGGRS from the coding sequence ATGAATTCGCATTCTGTCGCCGCGAATACGCCCCTTGAGAGTGCCGGGAATCAGGTGTTACCTGTTGTTTTCAATATTCTCGATAAATGGGATTGTAACCAAAACCAGCAAATGGCATTGCTGGGACTGTCCAGTCGTTCAACGCTGAATAAATACCGCTCACATCCTGAATCCGCTAAGGTCTCTAAAGATCTGCTGGAACGAATGAGTTATCTGCTGAACATTCATAAGTGCCTGAGAATTCTCTTCACTCATGAAGAAAGCGTTTATCGCTGGGTTCAAAAGCCAAACAGTCATCCCTTTTTTGCCGGTCGCAGTGCCATGGAGGTGATGGCGCAAGGGCGGGTCGCAGATTTATATGAAGTGGCAACCCGACTGAATGCATGGCGGGGAGGTCGCTCCTGA
- a CDS encoding extracellular solute-binding protein, which translates to MTGGVFALSLVSNAALAADEELYFYNWSEYIPADVLEDFTKETGIKVIYSTYESNESMYAKLKTYGTGYDLVVPSTYYVSKMRDEGMLQKIDKSKLSHFKELDPNFLNKPFDPSNDYSIPYIWGATGIGVNTDMINQEEIKGWSNFWDSKWQGQLMMMDDAREFFHMALRKLGYSANTKNPDEIKAAYEELKKLMPNVLLFNSDFPANPYMAGETSLGMLWNGSAYMARQEGAPIEIVWPKEGAIFWMDSLAIPAGAKHKEAAHKMIDFLLKPENAAKIALEIGYPTPVATAKDKLPKEFVNNPSIYPPQEVLDAGEWQDSVGDAVTLYEEYFQKLKAGQ; encoded by the coding sequence ATGACTGGCGGTGTATTCGCCCTGTCACTGGTTTCCAATGCAGCGCTGGCAGCAGATGAAGAGCTGTATTTCTACAATTGGTCTGAATATATTCCTGCCGACGTGCTGGAAGACTTCACCAAAGAAACCGGCATTAAAGTCATTTATTCGACTTATGAATCAAATGAGTCGATGTATGCAAAATTGAAGACCTACGGCACAGGTTATGATCTGGTTGTTCCTTCCACGTATTACGTCTCTAAGATGCGTGATGAAGGCATGCTGCAAAAGATCGACAAATCTAAGCTGAGCCATTTCAAAGAATTAGACCCTAACTTTCTGAACAAGCCTTTTGATCCGAGTAACGACTACTCGATTCCGTACATCTGGGGTGCGACGGGGATCGGGGTCAATACCGATATGATCAACCAAGAAGAAATCAAGGGCTGGAGCAATTTCTGGGACAGCAAGTGGCAAGGCCAGCTGATGATGATGGACGATGCCCGCGAGTTCTTCCATATGGCACTGCGTAAACTGGGCTACTCGGCGAATACCAAGAATCCGGATGAGATCAAAGCCGCTTATGAAGAACTGAAAAAGCTAATGCCAAACGTCCTGCTGTTTAACTCAGACTTCCCGGCAAACCCTTATATGGCTGGCGAAACCTCTCTGGGGATGCTGTGGAACGGTTCGGCATATATGGCTCGCCAGGAAGGCGCCCCGATTGAGATTGTCTGGCCGAAAGAAGGTGCTATCTTCTGGATGGACAGTCTGGCCATCCCAGCTGGCGCGAAGCACAAAGAAGCCGCTCATAAGATGATCGACTTCCTGCTGAAGCCTGAAAATGCAGCGAAGATCGCGCTGGAAATCGGCTACCCGACCCCAGTGGCAACCGCGAAAGATAAGCTGCCAAAAGAATTTGTCAACAACCCAAGCATTTATCCGCCTCAGGAAGTGTTGGATGCCGGCGAATGGCAGGACAGTGTTGGCGATGCTGTCACACTGTATGAAGAGTATTTCCAAAAGCTGAAAGCCGGACAGTAA
- the cobB gene encoding Sir2 family NAD+-dependent deacetylase: MCLLNQLIHALRPWSDRKEVKFRSGQWYNKKKCEQRQGKMHFPYRNIVILTGAGISAESGIKTFRDQDGLWENHRIEDVATPEGYHRDPALVQSFYNQRRKQLESGTVKPNAAHDALARLEQELDGKVTIVTQNIDNLHEMAGSHQVIHMHGELLKAQCSHSGQTITWCGDISLDDSCHCCQIPAPLRPNVVWFGEMPQSMDKIYSALVEADLFIAIGTSGSVYPAAGFVHEAAMNGAHTVELNLEPSIVESEFEEKRYGPASVIVPQVVEELLSAKN, from the coding sequence ATGTGTTTATTGAACCAACTCATTCACGCACTAAGACCATGGTCTGACAGGAAAGAAGTTAAATTCAGATCAGGTCAGTGGTATAACAAGAAGAAATGTGAACAAAGGCAAGGAAAGATGCATTTTCCCTATCGAAATATCGTCATACTCACTGGAGCAGGGATTTCTGCTGAGTCTGGCATCAAAACTTTTCGCGATCAGGATGGGCTGTGGGAAAACCACAGAATCGAAGATGTTGCGACCCCTGAAGGCTATCATCGCGATCCCGCTCTTGTTCAATCGTTTTACAATCAGCGGCGTAAGCAGCTCGAAAGTGGGACGGTGAAACCCAATGCTGCACACGACGCACTGGCCCGTTTAGAACAAGAGTTGGATGGCAAGGTGACCATCGTGACACAAAATATCGATAATCTGCACGAAATGGCGGGCAGTCATCAGGTCATCCATATGCACGGGGAACTGCTGAAAGCACAATGTAGTCATAGCGGGCAGACGATAACGTGGTGCGGTGATATCTCTCTGGATGACAGTTGTCATTGCTGCCAGATTCCAGCACCGCTTCGTCCGAATGTTGTGTGGTTTGGTGAAATGCCACAGAGTATGGATAAAATCTATTCGGCTTTAGTCGAAGCGGATCTATTTATTGCGATCGGGACATCCGGCTCAGTGTATCCGGCTGCTGGTTTCGTGCATGAAGCGGCGATGAATGGTGCGCATACAGTTGAGTTAAATCTGGAACCCAGTATTGTCGAAAGTGAATTTGAAGAAAAACGATATGGCCCTGCTTCAGTGATTGTGCCTCAAGTTGTTGAGGAACTGCTCTCAGCGAAAAATTGA
- a CDS encoding RES family NAD+ phosphorylase: protein MQNPYPSKQFEDQSCFRLIPSKYPPINLYEDVAEPEQLEAIFAVEALTNPRLAEETGDFSRVPADERLVGIPHCSFVMAAFTHVNPDGGRFNTADFGAYYAASDVNTALKETVYHMERILGYTREPSQDIQMRSIQAWFTADLTDLTAQAHLDSALYHPTHYGASQALAVTLKESRYDGVWYESVRHCGHHCFALYKPNLVHKVCQSAHYVYKWNGSAINTVLEMSMV from the coding sequence ATGCAGAATCCGTATCCATCGAAGCAGTTTGAGGATCAGTCCTGTTTCCGGTTGATCCCTTCAAAATATCCGCCGATTAATCTTTATGAAGATGTCGCTGAACCGGAGCAGCTGGAAGCAATTTTTGCCGTCGAGGCGCTGACCAATCCGCGTTTGGCAGAAGAAACCGGTGATTTTTCCCGCGTGCCGGCAGATGAAAGGTTGGTCGGCATTCCGCATTGTAGTTTTGTGATGGCTGCGTTCACGCATGTGAATCCGGATGGCGGCCGTTTTAATACGGCAGATTTCGGGGCTTATTATGCTGCAAGTGATGTGAATACTGCGCTGAAGGAAACGGTTTATCACATGGAAAGAATTCTCGGATACACCAGGGAGCCTTCACAAGATATCCAGATGCGCAGCATTCAGGCCTGGTTTACAGCAGATCTGACCGATTTAACAGCACAGGCACACTTAGACTCAGCGCTGTATCATCCAACGCATTATGGCGCTTCACAGGCATTGGCGGTGACTCTGAAAGAAAGCCGTTACGACGGCGTATGGTATGAATCTGTTCGTCACTGCGGCCACCATTGTTTTGCTTTGTATAAACCGAATCTGGTTCATAAAGTGTGTCAGTCGGCCCATTATGTCTACAAATGGAATGGCAGTGCGATCAATACCGTCCTCGAAATGAGTATGGTTTAG